cccagccacccatGAAGCTTCAGCCCAAGAgtcggaagctgcagtgagccatgattgtgccactagagcccaatctgggtgacagagcaagatcccgtctctaaaaaaataagtgGGCTCAAGTCTAAGTAGGAAGCTGAGCTAGCACACAACTGCTAGACGAGATAGGTAAGTATTTTCTTCTCCTTGTCTCTTGGTTTAGTTAAATACTATTCAGGCCTCACTCTCTAGTCGAAGATTCATCTCCTACTACTACTTACTTCTACCTTTCAGAACTCTAAGCAGTACTATTTTTGTTCACATGGACACTAGACAGTCTTCTATAAATGTCTGTGAACATCCTCTAAGATAATATTTATACAAGGATCCCTTGTAACCCCCCAGGGATTAGGCAGTTGTTCAAGAAATAACTGCTGCTGAAcaacagagaaaaggaagagaagaaccaGATTTTTCTTAACCAATGGGTGGCATGTTTTTCCAAGCATCCACCACTCCGCCTAGTGTCCCAACTCACCTGGAAATCTAACGTGGCAAAGGAGACGCTTACCCAGGGAAGTTAGCAGGGCCTATACAACAGTTgcagcacatgcacacacatgtgcatatgcACGCagacgcgcgcacacacacacacacgattttTCTCACTTACATCTGGAACAATCACTGTAAGCTTGGGATTTAAAGCATGATAGACTTTTCCAATGGCCCCCTTATAACACCAGAAAGGATTGTAATCTTGCGCGTATTTTGTGTTGGCATCTCTGGCAGTTGTGAAGATCTTGTACCAGAGCGTGGCGTTGCTGTATGTGTCAGGAACACAGTGTGGTGGCTGTCTgcaagggaagagaaggaggaaagacaAGTGCTCAGTGGCCTGAGTCATTCACTTGTGTCACCCCCACAGCGGCTGGTAAAACATCAAACACGGCCAATACACGTGGAAAGGAAAAATGTAACTTACATGTTCATGCTTCTTTGACATAAATACCATCATATTTTAGTTTgagagtctttttaaaaaaataaaaatataacagaaaaataaataggtgCCTGACATTTAGGAGTTTGGGTGTTGGATTTCTGCCTTCAGAATTCAACCTACAGTCCTCTCACATGTGATGCAAAGGACATAAGCTCCTTGTAAGCCTATCTTCTCAAATTAGCTAAACTCTTAGTATATTAGTCCATtatcacactgctaataaagacatatccaggactgggtaatttataaaggaaagaggcttaattgactcacagttcagcatggtcggggaagcctcaggaaacttacaatcacggcagaaggggaagcaaacacatccttctttacaTGGGGCAGCAAAGAGTAGTGCTGAATAAAAGGtggaaaaccccttataaaaccatcatgtctcatgggaactcacttactatcatgagtacagcagcatgggggtaaccacctccatgattcaattacctcccactgggtccttcccacgacaaggggattatgggaactacaattcaaaatgagatttgggtggggagatagctaaaccatatcatcttttcttttttttgagacagagtctcgctttgttgcccgggctggtgtgaccttggctcactgaaacctccacctcccaagttgaactgattctcctgcctcagcctctcaagtagttgggatttacaggcgtgagccattgcacccagcccaaagCATATCACTTAGTTACAACTGGAAACTTTACCTACAAAATTCTGTATCAGTTACTGTAACACAAAGTAATGTTTAACTTAATCTGATCTTGTCCTACAAACCTCCAAATGTCTAAAATAGACAAATCCCAGgataattcttatttaaaaagaattcacCACAGAATTCTTTTAAATAGGCTGTATCTTATGTATTTCACCtatttatttatagataattatctcCTTTACAGACaggagagacaaaaacaaaaaaacaaaacaaaaaacacctaaaaggcaaaacaataaCACTGAATGCTGCTCAAAAACACTGAAGGAAGTTTCAAAAACCTTAATTGTTTAATGGaaaataaagttcaatttatatttgattttaaaactaACTTTCAAATTAGTAGGTAAAATTAAAGTTAGTAATTATTTAACgggaaatgatttaaaatgttacaGTTTAAAATTAGTAACTGTTTAACGGAAAATAAGTTTTGATTTATACTtgatttaaaactaaaatcaggctgggcgcggtggctcaagcctgtaatcccagcactttgggaggccgagacgggcggatcacgagttcaggagatcgagaccatcctggctaacacggtgaaaccccgtctctactaaaatacaaaaagaattagccgggcgaggtggcgggcgcctgtaatcccagctactcgggaggctgaggcaggagaatggcgtgaacccgggaggcggggcttgcagtgagctgagatccggccactgcactccagcctgggcaacagagctagactccgtctcaaaaaaaaaaattaaataaataaataaataaataaataaataaaactaaaatcaagATAAACTTAAATCGACGATTTTAAACTATCTTTCTGGATAATGGAGATAAACaaatgtttatctttgttttatttatttacttttttgagacagagtcttgctgtcacccaggctggagtgcagtggcacgatctcggctcactgcaacctctgcctcccaggttcaagcgattctcctgccttagcctccgagtagctgggattacagacatgtgccaccaggcccagttaatttttgtatttttagtagagatagggtttcaccatgttggccaggctggtcttgaactcctgacctcaggtgatccccctaccttggcctcccaaagtgctcggattataggcatgagacactgcacctggctgaaaacCTTTATCTTTAGAgagtctcctttctcttttcttttttttaaacagagacagggtctccctatatgttgtccaggctggtcttcaactccagggctcaagggatcctcccacctcagcctcccacagtgctgggatcacaggcctcagccactgcacccagccatagtGAGCCTCTTTTCTGTAACTTGCTGCTTCTACTTCTGCAGGAAAAGACAGCCTATGAATGTCCAACAACATCCAGGTGCTTTTACTGCCTCGAGGGGACACTAACTTTTGATTTTATTCGCGGAAGTTCTATCTTTAGAATTCCTAATTAAATAATCttttagacaaattaaataatCCTTTGGATAGGTCTGAGTAGAGATAATTCTATAAAGAAATGTGAAGGAAGCCATCCTGAGAATTTATGGCCGAAGCAGCCCAGCTGTACTCAGGCAAGTGGGGCTTGTCACGTGTGTTCACCGGGCGCCGGGTACACTTACACAGTGACGGGGAACACCCCAGGGCTGGCCGTGAGGGTCATGCAGGCTGTGAACACCACCTGCTCACAGTGACCGTGGAGGGCGCAGTCGTCTGAGCTCCACGCTGTAGGCAGGGTGAAGGTGATGTTTATCTCCTCGTGGGCTTCCCTGCCTATGAAAGAGAAATCGTTTTTTTATAAAGAACCACGTATTTGTTATTCTCTGGCATACAAATAAACCCTGAAATCAAACCTACACAGGAATCATCTATCAGCCCAGGAACCTGCCTTTGTGGGATCTGAGGAACAAGAGCAGTCCTGACCCTGACCATGAGGCCTGCTCAACTCAGAGCTACAAAGCAGCAAAGGAAGTGGCCGCTTTCCAGTCATGGCCTGGAGATGCCAAACCAGACCTCGGGCAGATAAGAGGTGAAAAACTTGGGCTGGGTGAATTATCCCCACCATTTCTGCACACCCGTCTAgccattttcaaacattttttacacatatttcacttaaaatttacTCTTCTCCCATGAACATGACCAAAGAAATGCAGTTGTCCCCCTTTTACATATGAACAAACAGAGGTCAGAGGGTTTCAGAGTTAAGAAAGGCAAGTGATGAAGCTTAAATTAAAACCAACGtattgccaggcacagtggttcacatctatagtcccagcactttgactttagaaggctgaggcaggtggattacttgaggccgggaattcacgaccagcctgaacgtgatagcaagactctgtctctataaaaaactttaaaaaatcagccaggtatactggtgcacacctgtggtcccaggtactagggaggatcacttgagcccaggagtttgcggctgcagtgagctatgatcacaccactgcactctagcctggcgacagatcaagactgtctcaaaaaataaattttaaaaattaaaatgaaacaatagccaggcatggtggctcatgcctataatcccagcactttgggaggctaaggcgggcagatcatttgaagtcgaagttcaagaccagcctggccaacatggtaaaatcctgtctccgctaaaaatacaaaattagctgggcatggtggcgtgagcctgtaatcccagctactcaggagtctgaagcagaagagtcgcttgaacccaggagacagaggttgcagtgagccaagattgtgccactgcactccaacctgggtgacagagtgagactccatctgaaaataacagtaataaaaaaaagtaaaaaaaaaacccgaaGGTGTCCTTATGCCATGCCATAAGAAATAGGTCCACTTGCTGCTACACGGGAAACCCAGAAGTCACCTGATTATTATGGGAACATTCTCACCTCTAACCGCCAACAGGAGGCTGGTGGGCACTTAAATTCCTTCAAggactttttatttgtttcttgttttttttttgtttgtttgttttttgtgtgttttttgagacagggtctcactctgttgaccaggctggagtgcagtggtacaatcttagctcactgtagcctcgacctcccaggttcaagcaatcctcccacctcagcctcacaagcagctgggactacaggtgcacgccacgacacctggctaattttttatattcttcataAAGACAAGTGTTTGCTAtgtgcccaggttggtcttcaacaCCTGAGCTCattcaatcctcctgcctcagcctctcaatgtgctgggattacaggcatgacccactgcacccagcctaagaactttttaaaaagccttttggTAACCAAAGAACAAAAGGTTATTCTTCCAAGGCCCAGGTGTCCCACATGAAGCCTTTCCCAATTATTCCAGCTTCCACTGCCTTCTAGCCCTTCTCCTGCGTCGCTTACAGTCTGTCATGGGTTTAGTACTGGTCACAGGGCAGTGCTCCACATTTTATAAGCATGTATTTTTCATATCCCTTATCAAGCACTTTCATAGCATTTCCTTTGTGAGAGGACTATTATAAGTGCTTGATAAACATTAACTCACGTTTATCTTTGTCTCTTCCATAACCCCAAAATTCCAAAAGGAAGAGACTAcatcttaggttttttttttttttgaggtgaagtctcgctttgttgcctagactggagtgcagtggtgtgatctcggctcactgcagcctctgcctccagagctcaagtgattctcccacctcagtctccagagtagctgggatcacaggcacccgccaccatgtccagctaattttttttgtatttttagtagagatagggtttccccatgttggccagacaagtcttgaactcctgacctcaagtgatccacccaccttggcctcccaaagtgctgggattacaggcgtgagccactgcacccgggccCATCttaggcattttcttttctttttttgagatggagtctcgctctgtcgcgcaggctggagtgcagtggtatgatctcagctcaccgcaacctccacctctcgggttcaaacaattctcctgcctcagcctcctgagtagctgggactacaagtgcagcgcatcaccatgcctgcatgcccggcaattttttttttttttggagacagagtctctctgtcgcccaggctggagtgcagtggtgtgattcttaactcactgcaacctctgcctcccgggttcaagctcagtctcccaagtagcctctcctgcctcagtctcccaagtagctgggactgcaggtgcccgccaccatgcctggctaatttttgtatttttagtagagatggggttttgccatattggccaggctggtctcgaactcctgaccttgtgatctgaccaccttggcctcccaaagtgctgggattacaggtgtgagccactgcacctggccaaatttttgtattttagtagtgatggggtttcaccacgttgcccaggctggtctcaaactcctgagctgaggcaatccacccaccttggcctcccaaagtgctgggattacatgcacgagccactgcgcccagtcatcTTAGCCATTTTCTAGTTCTTCCCAGCAGCTCAGCACAGTGTTGGACTAACAATGGCCATTAAAAAATCTATAAACTAATAGCAATAGAAGATGCGTAGTAAATAATGAAAACTCCAACAGGATAAGCCTGAATAAAAATTACGTTTGTAAATATTAGACAGGCCTTATAGTTTTTTCACAGTTTCTTGTTCCTACAGGCTTTTGAGAAGCTACTTCAAGCCAGGTACTTTACCATGTAATGATGGTGTAGAAATGGTTCATGTAGTTCAAactcaacaaaaaaagacacatgtgcaAGACTACAATTTAGTACAATATAGTCAGTAAAAACACACACGGTGCCTCCTCTTTTTGTAACAGTGGTTGCTTGAGGAGCCTGAATGGAGAGTGGCTACTGCATACCTGAAAGTCCAATCTGATGCCCTAAGATGGTTGAGTACAGATGGGTGACGTTGCGGGAATACCCTCCGAAGGGTTTCAGTGGGTCCAGGGTTAGGGTGATTGCGACTGAGATATTCACAGGGCCCGAGTCCTCCAGGGCCTGGGGGGACTGGGTGGAAGCTCGGGCCTGCCCGCTGGTCATTGTGCTTTCCGGAGTTGTGGTGTCATTTGTGAGATGCTTTAGCGTTTCATTCTCTGATACACACAGGTCCAAATCATTGAACCGTAGCAGAAAAGTATTCCAATCCTTTggggaagtgaaagaaaaagaaatgagtgtGAACAGCGCCTGCCTCCCGCTGCGGGAACACAGGTAAGACCCTGGTGTGGCACTGCAGCACATCAGCAAACTACAAT
This Macaca mulatta isolate MMU2019108-1 chromosome 3, T2T-MMU8v2.0, whole genome shotgun sequence DNA region includes the following protein-coding sequences:
- the TMEM248 gene encoding transmembrane protein 248; the protein is MFSINPLENLKVYISSRPPLVVFMISVSAMAIAFLTLGYFFKIKEIKSPEMAEDWNTFLLRFNDLDLCVSENETLKHLTNDTTTPESTMTSGQARASTQSPQALEDSGPVNISVAITLTLDPLKPFGGYSRNVTHLYSTILGHQIGLSGREAHEEINITFTLPTAWSSDDCALHGHCEQVVFTACMTLTASPGVFPVTVQPPHCVPDTYSNATLWYKIFTTARDANTKYAQDYNPFWCYKGAIGKVYHALNPKLTVIVPDDDRSLINLHLMHTSYFLFVMVITMFCYAVIKGRPSKLRQSNPEFCPEKVALAEA